In Eupeodes corollae chromosome 3, idEupCoro1.1, whole genome shotgun sequence, a single genomic region encodes these proteins:
- the LOC129951336 gene encoding uncharacterized protein LOC129951336, translating to MVSLTKLSSATVLSFTVIITLIGCFVLSANAIRCHQCNSHLDEDCNSLRLTVPRGVRDDQYLDDCQVPDDATRVFCRKTVTNIIVNSEKRIVRSCGWRAEDLRGRNDTCMTADNEGFFEEICACFTDGCNSAPSSMGVQTNVLMAFGLSILMIISSAVRSG from the exons ATGgtttctttaacaaaattatcATCTGCAACCGTGTTGAGTTTTACTGTGATAATAACCCTTATCGGATGCTTTGTGCTATCAG cTAACGCCATCAGATGTCACCAGTGCAATTCTCATCTGGATGAGGATTGTAATAGCTTGCGACTGACAGTTCCGCGTGGGGTGCGTGACGACCAGTACTTAGATGATTGCCAAGTACCCGATGATGCCACTAGAGTATTTTGTCGAAAGACCGTCACTAATATCATCGTGAATTCAGAGAAACGTATTGTTCGGAGCTGTGGTTGGCGTGCGGAGGATTTGCGTGGACGTAATGACACCTGCATGACTGCCGATAACGAAGGTTTCTTTGAGGAAATTTGTGCTTGTTTTACGGATGGTTGTAATTCTGCACCATCATCAATGGGGGTGCAAACGAATGTCTTAATGGCATTTGGATTGAGTATTCTGATGATCATTAGCTCAGCTGTCAGAAGTGGTTAg